In Streptomyces sp. P3, one DNA window encodes the following:
- the lgt gene encoding prolipoprotein diacylglyceryl transferase: protein MELAYIPSPSHGVLYLGPVPLRGYAFCIIIGVFVAVWLGNRRWVARGGLAGTVADISVWAVPFGLVGGRLYHVITDYELYFSEGRDWVDAFKVWEGGLGIWGAIALGAVGAWIGCRRRGIPLPAYADAIAPGIAFAQAIGRWGNWFNQELYGKETDLPWALHITSSADGRVPGYYHPTFLYESLWCIGVALLVIWADRRFKLGHGRAFAVYVAGYCAGRVWIENMRVDDAHHILGLRLNVWTALIVFVLAVAYIVVSAKTRPGREAVVEPAAQTSGDTAGDASADGEEKSSSESSSSEAATDSADAKAGAGDGAGKTGDASGGGTEVAAEADDEAADRTKTKAETKAETKVEARDEAESAGKKS, encoded by the coding sequence ATGGAACTTGCCTACATTCCCAGCCCGTCGCACGGGGTGCTGTACCTCGGCCCCGTTCCGCTGCGCGGCTACGCGTTCTGCATCATCATCGGCGTCTTCGTCGCGGTCTGGCTCGGCAACAGGCGCTGGGTCGCCCGGGGCGGGCTGGCCGGCACGGTGGCCGACATCTCCGTCTGGGCGGTGCCCTTCGGGCTGGTCGGCGGGCGGCTCTACCACGTGATCACGGACTACGAGCTGTACTTCAGCGAGGGCCGGGACTGGGTGGACGCCTTCAAGGTCTGGGAGGGCGGCCTCGGCATCTGGGGCGCGATCGCGCTCGGCGCGGTGGGCGCGTGGATCGGCTGCCGCCGCCGGGGCATCCCGCTGCCGGCGTACGCCGACGCCATCGCCCCCGGCATCGCCTTCGCGCAGGCCATCGGTCGCTGGGGCAACTGGTTCAACCAGGAGCTGTACGGCAAGGAGACCGACCTTCCCTGGGCCCTGCACATCACGTCCTCGGCGGACGGGCGGGTGCCCGGCTACTACCACCCGACCTTCCTCTACGAGTCGCTGTGGTGCATCGGCGTCGCCCTCCTCGTCATCTGGGCGGACCGCCGCTTCAAGCTGGGCCACGGGCGGGCGTTCGCGGTGTACGTCGCCGGGTACTGCGCGGGTCGCGTGTGGATCGAGAACATGCGGGTCGACGACGCCCACCACATCCTGGGCCTGCGGCTCAACGTATGGACCGCCCTGATCGTGTTCGTGCTCGCGGTGGCCTACATCGTCGTGTCGGCGAAGACGCGGCCGGGCCGGGAAGCGGTCGTCGAACCGGCCGCACAGACCTCCGGCGACACGGCCGGGGACGCCTCCGCCGACGGCGAGGAGAAGTCGTCGTCCGAGTCGTCCTCGTCCGAGGCGGCGACGGATTCCGCGGACGCGAAGGCCGGGGCCGGCGACGGCGCCGGGAAGACCGGGGACGCGTCCGGGGGCGGGACCGAGGTCGCCGCCGAGGCGGACGACGAGGCCGCGGACAGGACCAAGACCAAGGCTGAGACCAAGGCTGAGACCAAGGTCGAGGCCAGGGACGAGGCGGAGTCGGCGGGCAAGAAGAGCTGA
- a CDS encoding CoA ester lyase has protein sequence MKKPPLTWLYVPGDRPQTVTKALACGADVVIVDLEDAVAPDRKEYARAATAERLSEPQPVPVHVRVNSLDTPYAAADLRTVAALPGVRGLRLPKVTAPHQITRVAESVPGSDRGATPLHALLETALGVEHAYAIARAHPSLRGIALGEADLRADLGVRHDAGLDWSRSRVVVAARAAGLAPPPQSVHPDIRDLDGLATSCAHGRTLGFLGRAAIHPRQLPIIEQAYLPTQQELEDAETIVKAASTERGAQALPDGRFVDAAVVAAAQRTLALAGRG, from the coding sequence GTGAAGAAACCCCCGCTGACCTGGCTCTACGTTCCCGGTGACCGCCCTCAGACCGTCACCAAGGCCCTCGCCTGCGGCGCCGACGTCGTCATCGTCGACCTCGAGGACGCGGTCGCCCCCGACCGCAAGGAGTACGCCCGCGCGGCCACCGCCGAACGCCTTTCGGAGCCCCAGCCGGTACCGGTCCACGTCCGGGTGAACTCCCTGGACACCCCCTATGCCGCGGCCGACCTGCGCACGGTGGCCGCCCTCCCCGGCGTCCGCGGTCTGCGGCTGCCGAAGGTGACCGCCCCCCACCAGATCACCCGGGTCGCCGAGAGCGTGCCCGGGAGCGACCGCGGTGCCACGCCCCTGCACGCCCTGCTGGAGACCGCCCTCGGCGTCGAACACGCCTACGCCATCGCCCGCGCCCACCCCTCCCTGCGCGGCATCGCCCTCGGCGAGGCGGACCTGCGAGCCGATCTGGGCGTCCGCCACGACGCGGGCCTCGACTGGTCGCGCTCCCGGGTCGTCGTCGCCGCCCGGGCCGCCGGACTGGCGCCCCCGCCCCAGTCGGTCCACCCCGACATCCGCGACCTGGACGGCCTGGCCACCAGCTGCGCCCACGGCCGCACCCTCGGCTTCCTGGGGCGCGCCGCCATCCACCCCCGGCAGCTCCCGATCATCGAACAGGCCTACCTGCCGACCCAGCAGGAACTGGAGGACGCCGAGACGATCGTGAAGGCGGCCAGCACCGAGCGGGGCGCCCAGGCCCTCCCGGACGGACGGTTCGTCGACGCCGCGGTGGTGGCGGCCGCACAACGCACGCTGGCCCTGGCCGGCCGGGGCTGA
- a CDS encoding CaiB/BaiF CoA-transferase family protein: protein MSEPRTTSHIATAYVTAEHVTTEGDRVTTAPPAAGRTAPLHGVRVLDLATLFAGPLAATLLGDFGADVVKVEHPDRPDPSRGHGPSKDGVGLWWKLLGRNKRTITLNLSTPGGRDTLLRLASTADVIVENFRPGTLEKWDLGWEELSAANPRLVLARVTAFGQFGPYAHRPGFGTLAEAMSGFAAITGEPEAPPTLPPFGLADSIAGLATAYAVMTALAARERTGEGQVVDMAIIEPILTVLGPQPLWYDQLGYVQARTGNRSANNAPRNTYRTADGDWVAVSTSAQSVAERVMRLVGRPELIDEPWFATGAERAAHSDVLDEAVGSWIARHTRTDVLAAFEKAEAAIAPVQDVRDVLTDPQYQALDTVTSVDDPELGPIRMQNVLFRLSATPGAIRWAGRPHGADTDAVLTELGLTADELSTLREAGAL, encoded by the coding sequence ATGAGCGAACCCCGCACGACCTCGCACATCGCGACCGCATACGTCACGGCTGAACACGTCACCACCGAAGGCGACCGCGTCACGACCGCGCCTCCGGCGGCCGGGCGGACCGCTCCCCTGCACGGCGTCCGGGTCCTCGACCTGGCCACCCTGTTCGCCGGACCTCTCGCCGCCACCCTGCTCGGCGACTTCGGCGCGGACGTCGTCAAGGTCGAGCACCCCGACCGGCCCGACCCCTCCCGGGGGCACGGCCCGTCCAAGGACGGCGTGGGCCTGTGGTGGAAGCTCCTCGGCCGCAACAAGCGCACGATCACCCTGAACCTGTCCACACCCGGCGGCCGCGACACCCTGCTGCGGCTCGCCTCGACGGCCGACGTGATCGTCGAGAACTTCCGCCCCGGCACCCTGGAGAAGTGGGACCTCGGCTGGGAGGAGCTGTCGGCGGCCAACCCCCGCCTGGTCCTCGCCCGGGTCACCGCCTTCGGCCAGTTCGGCCCCTACGCGCACCGCCCCGGCTTCGGCACCCTCGCGGAGGCGATGAGCGGCTTCGCGGCGATCACCGGCGAACCGGAGGCCCCGCCCACCCTCCCGCCCTTCGGGCTGGCCGACTCGATCGCCGGCCTGGCCACCGCGTACGCCGTCATGACCGCCCTCGCCGCGCGCGAGCGCACCGGTGAGGGCCAGGTCGTCGACATGGCGATCATCGAGCCCATCCTCACCGTCCTCGGCCCCCAGCCCCTCTGGTACGACCAGCTGGGGTACGTCCAGGCGCGCACCGGCAACCGGTCCGCCAACAACGCCCCCCGCAACACCTACCGCACGGCCGACGGGGACTGGGTCGCCGTCTCGACGTCGGCGCAGTCGGTCGCGGAGCGGGTGATGCGGCTGGTCGGACGCCCGGAACTGATCGACGAGCCCTGGTTCGCCACCGGCGCCGAGCGGGCCGCCCACTCCGACGTCCTCGACGAGGCGGTCGGCTCCTGGATCGCCCGGCACACCCGCACCGACGTCCTCGCCGCCTTCGAGAAGGCGGAGGCGGCGATCGCCCCGGTCCAGGACGTCCGGGACGTGCTCACCGATCCCCAGTACCAGGCCCTGGACACCGTCACCTCGGTGGACGACCCCGAGCTGGGCCCCATCCGTATGCAGAACGTCCTCTTCCGGCTCTCCGCCACCCCCGGCGCGATCCGCTGGGCCGGCCGCCCGCACGGCGCCGACACGGACGCCGTCCTGACCGAACTCGGCCTCACCGCGGACGAGCTGAGCACCCTGCGCGAGGCGGGCGCCCTGTGA
- the rbsK gene encoding ribokinase, with translation MTDIVVLGSTNMDLVAYVEKPPQRGETVTGREFRTIPGGKGANQATAAARAGGAVSMIGAVGNDSFGARLRSTLEHTGVDTDHLRTVEVPSGTAHIVVDDDGGNAIVVVPGANGTVDHLAPGDEGLIASADALLLQLEVPLAAVVAGARAARAHGVRTILTPAPARPLPPELLDATDLLVPNEHEAAALTGRTDPHEAAAVLLDSVPEVVITLGAAGSLYAARGSDPFVVPAPRVTAVDSTGAGDTFVGALAVALGEERPVREALAWAAAAAALSVQRPGASASMPCRSEIETQYAS, from the coding sequence ATGACCGACATCGTCGTGCTCGGCAGCACGAACATGGACCTCGTCGCCTACGTCGAGAAACCCCCGCAGCGCGGGGAGACCGTGACAGGGCGGGAGTTCCGCACGATCCCCGGCGGCAAGGGCGCCAACCAGGCGACCGCCGCCGCCCGCGCCGGCGGCGCCGTCTCGATGATCGGGGCGGTCGGCAACGACTCCTTCGGCGCCCGGCTGCGCTCCACACTCGAGCACACGGGCGTCGACACCGACCACCTGCGCACCGTCGAGGTCCCCTCCGGAACCGCGCACATCGTGGTGGACGACGACGGCGGCAACGCGATCGTCGTGGTACCCGGCGCCAACGGCACCGTCGACCACCTGGCCCCCGGCGACGAAGGCCTCATCGCCTCCGCGGACGCGCTGCTGCTGCAACTCGAAGTGCCCCTGGCCGCGGTCGTCGCGGGCGCGCGGGCGGCCCGGGCGCACGGCGTGCGCACGATCCTCACCCCCGCCCCGGCCCGGCCGCTGCCGCCGGAACTCCTCGACGCCACCGACCTGTTGGTGCCCAACGAGCACGAGGCCGCCGCGCTCACCGGCCGCACCGACCCGCACGAGGCGGCCGCCGTCCTGCTGGACAGCGTCCCCGAGGTCGTCATCACGCTCGGCGCGGCCGGCAGCCTCTACGCGGCCCGGGGCTCCGACCCCTTCGTCGTGCCCGCCCCGCGCGTCACCGCCGTGGACTCCACCGGCGCGGGCGACACCTTCGTCGGCGCCCTCGCCGTGGCGCTCGGCGAGGAACGGCCCGTACGGGAGGCACTGGCCTGGGCGGCGGCCGCGGCCGCGCTCTCGGTCCAGCGCCCCGGCGCCTCCGCGTCGATGCCCTGCCGCTCCGAGATCGAGACGCAGTACGCCTCATGA
- a CDS encoding ADP-ribosylglycohydrolase family protein has product MLRLTWVQPEDLLGHELRQAAEDGREPWAVAARWRAAGGCEAPPRAGASGQRASGYLRLLADDLLDELADLPSRLAEDEPTELERIRTLCPRWPGRPGGTRPPVPSQARLEAAWLGRAAGCLLGKPVEKLPLDALRRLARAAGNWPLNGYFTARGVPGPLLEEHPWNRRSAPTSLAENIDGMPEDDDLNYPLLNLLLLQRHGRGFTTADVARLWLDELPAGRTFTAERVAYRNLLCGVEPPHTARHRNPFREWIGALIRADVHGWTNPGDPAAAAEEAHRDAVLTHTGNGVYAAMFTAAVVAAAATGGLDVHACLHTGLSVVPPRSRLAVAVTHAIRLAGEHADFDTVVDELHVAHRSAHWVHAVPNTALIAAALTHADGDFTGSICRAVSGGWDTDSAGATAGGVAALLTGGPAALPDRWTAPLKNRLATSVADFDGVGFDALAHLTRSLVPREASRP; this is encoded by the coding sequence ATGCTCCGACTGACCTGGGTCCAGCCGGAGGACCTGCTCGGCCACGAACTGCGCCAGGCGGCCGAGGACGGCCGGGAGCCGTGGGCCGTCGCCGCCCGCTGGCGGGCCGCCGGAGGCTGCGAGGCGCCGCCCCGGGCCGGCGCGTCCGGGCAGCGGGCCTCGGGCTATCTGCGGCTCCTCGCGGACGACCTGCTGGACGAGCTGGCGGACCTGCCCAGCAGACTGGCCGAGGACGAGCCGACCGAGCTGGAGAGGATCAGAACGCTCTGTCCTCGGTGGCCGGGGCGACCGGGCGGCACGAGACCCCCGGTGCCCTCGCAGGCCCGCCTGGAAGCGGCCTGGCTGGGCCGGGCCGCCGGCTGCCTCCTGGGCAAACCGGTGGAGAAGCTCCCCCTGGACGCTCTTCGCCGCCTCGCGCGGGCCGCCGGCAACTGGCCCCTGAACGGCTACTTCACCGCCCGGGGCGTTCCCGGCCCCCTCCTCGAGGAGCACCCCTGGAACCGCCGCTCGGCGCCCACCTCCCTCGCCGAGAACATCGACGGCATGCCCGAGGACGACGACCTCAACTACCCCCTCCTCAACCTCCTGCTGCTGCAACGCCACGGCAGGGGCTTCACCACCGCCGACGTGGCCCGGCTCTGGCTCGACGAACTCCCCGCGGGCCGCACCTTCACCGCCGAACGCGTCGCCTACCGCAACCTCCTCTGCGGCGTCGAACCCCCGCACACCGCCCGCCACCGCAACCCCTTCCGGGAGTGGATCGGCGCCCTGATCCGCGCCGACGTGCACGGCTGGACCAACCCCGGCGACCCGGCCGCCGCGGCCGAAGAGGCGCACCGCGACGCCGTTCTCACCCACACCGGGAACGGCGTCTACGCGGCGATGTTCACGGCCGCCGTCGTCGCCGCGGCCGCGACCGGCGGCCTCGACGTGCACGCCTGTCTGCACACCGGCCTGTCGGTCGTCCCGCCCCGCTCCCGGCTCGCCGTCGCCGTCACCCACGCGATCCGGCTCGCCGGGGAGCACGCCGACTTCGACACCGTCGTCGACGAGCTGCACGTCGCCCACCGGAGCGCCCACTGGGTGCACGCCGTCCCCAACACGGCCCTGATCGCCGCCGCCCTCACCCATGCGGACGGCGACTTCACCGGGTCCATCTGCCGTGCCGTGTCCGGAGGCTGGGACACCGACTCGGCCGGTGCGACCGCGGGCGGCGTCGCCGCGCTGCTCACCGGCGGCCCGGCCGCCCTCCCCGACCGCTGGACGGCCCCGCTGAAGAACCGGCTGGCCACCTCCGTCGCCGACTTCGACGGCGTCGGCTTCGACGCCCTCGCCCACCTCACCCGGTCCCTCGTCCCTCGGGAGGCATCCCGCCCATGA